The sequence ctttattttgagaGGAAgcccattttctctctctctctctctctatatatatatatataaagagttaaTGAACGTGAAAATATCTTCTAACATGTTGGAGATTAAAAGACCAATAAATGAGATTCGGgtgataatatatattatatatggagtatctaaaattattatagaaattaaaccTAAATAAATTGACTATTACAGGCACCTAGTATTCTTGCAGAATTTGTAGTCCAACAGTCGAAGAATGTTTCGTTTTCAGCAATGAGAAATACCCTGCAATAGAACACCATTGATTCGATTCGGGTTTTGTCTTAAAATCTCTAAAACTCTCGACTTATCTGTTTTTAGTGCAAGTGACAATTATAGAAGTACGCAAACCCGCCGAGGAAATTTACAAATTCTGCAATCAAGCGCATCTGCACAGAGCCTACCAGCATTCCTTACAAAGAAAGCTTTACCATTCGTAATCCATTTCATCAAACTACATTGAAGACGGTATCATCTCTTCTGAAGAGGCCACATGTCGTCTTTCTGATACAGAAACTGTTAGAACTGATTTGTTCAGAATTTACCCTGCAAAGTAAGTATGCAAGTTattaacaaaaagagaaatgtgTTGGAAAAGCACCTAGCTAACCATGGGGTTGATTTTGACTTTCATTTCCTTGGGTTCACAAACGTATTTTGTAGATTGTTTCCAAACAATTATTGGATTGATACCATCATGCTTCAGCAATAGTGATTTGTGGTAAAccctcttttcctttcttgtaacGGGCTACATGTTCAAGATATTCTTCAAGCTCTTTCTCCAATTTTTCAATGAACTGACTTGTATGCTCAAGGGACTGTTCATATTTATACTTTTCAAGGGCCTGCAAAAACAGATGGGTTGGCAATAATGAATCAAACTACTTCTATTTAACAATAGAAAAAGATACTAGTTCAGCTACATTTTTCAATGGCTGATTGTATGTATTTCCCAAAACAAAAGAGCTGAAAACACTTTGGCTAATCTCATAAATTTTCTTCTAAATACTTTATCGAAATATTTCAGAACTGAACTTTAATATCTCACTAAAAATGTTTATAGTGACACAGAAAAAAGAGTTAGCTGCAAAGGAAAAGTTCATTCTGAAAATCgacattaaagaaaatgaaaagaaggaACCAGTGGCCCTCTGAAAGTTTTCCAAGTCCAGATACTACACCAGAATCCAGATTACTGCAACTGCTGGTTTATAGATATTTCTAGCTGATCCGAAGTGCTAAACTGAGGTATAAATTGAACGAATTATTTAATAAGCATAAGGTTCCATGGCTATATAAAAGGCTGTGGCATGTATGGCCCTAGGGCGGGGGTTGGGTATGTTGTTAACCTGTAAATAGAGTGCATGCAGCTGATAAATGattcgagagaaaagaaatagacaAACTTGCCTTGTTTTTAGATAAGGTATCTGGAGGGGACATAACTGTTGGCTGCACGTAGTTCTTTCCCCTGTAGAATATGATACTATTATTAGGTCTTATGTCAATTACAATGCCTTTGCTCAGTCGAGCAAGCTCTTCAGCATATTGATGAATTTGCCCTGGCTTGCAAGGTTTGCAAATAATCTTGACTGTTTCATGCTTCTTCCAATGCAGATGCATATTTAGAACAACACCTCCAAATACCCCTCGCCTTCCAACTAGAAtaaaattcttcttcttctccccAGTGCGCTTGAGATAATGCTTCTCTTCCTCAGTTAACATTTCAGGATCACATGTTTCAGCTCGTAATTTAGGGACCTCAAATTTACTCAACTTCTCAATCAACCAtgcttcctttcttttggCCTATACAGAGTTGATAATAAACACAAATTAGTATGTAAAGAGCGGATCATTTGTCAGAACAACTGGAAAAgacaatcaattaaaaattaaaagataaaaggaaCATCATTATCCAAATGCTGAGAAGCTGTTTTATCTTCTAATCAGTACAATCACTGAAAAGGACCATTCCACAAAACAAGTAATTAATCTTTTCTCTGTTg comes from Ricinus communis isolate WT05 ecotype wild-type chromosome 5, ASM1957865v1, whole genome shotgun sequence and encodes:
- the LOC8289811 gene encoding uncharacterized CRM domain-containing protein At3g25440, chloroplastic, which produces MFAGESIRRFINSGFSYAIKRKYLVWCSGLAQNEYLSLLRTTSCTPSLNYITAVHLRSYDYVPAISFIEASSVSSPSNFLCGKCVYKRYMSSASIELKTDSDVVRFSISKCPYKIPSSEKGKKPTKHVKMSKKAKLNELRFYRLKAKKKMNSPNPEVRIRYKLEKAKRKEAWLIEKLSKFEVPKLRAETCDPEMLTEEEKHYLKRTGEKKKNFILVGRRGVFGGVVLNMHLHWKKHETVKIICKPCKPGQIHQYAEELARLSKGIVIDIRPNNSIIFYRGKNYVQPTVMSPPDTLSKNKALEKYKYEQSLEHTSQFIEKLEKELEEYLEHVARYKKGKEGLPQITIAEA